The genomic window TTCATCATTGCATACCATGAGCTGATGGAAACTTTTTGACCATGCTTGTTTGTAAATTTCCAATCGCTAGTTCCTTTTCTATATGCCTCCGGGGGAGTGAGCTTTCCTGAAGCTACCATCTTCAGCATTTTTTGAATCGTTTCAAATCTTTCAGGGTCTTTTTCAATTTCTTTTTCACCTTTTAGTTTGATGGGATTGTGTTTGTATCCGAGTGGCGACCCATTAGGATACCAACCTCGCTCTGCTTTGTTTCGTAGCCCTCGCTTTGTGTCAGTGCTTAAGTCTCGAATGAATTGATTTGCCATTCCTTGCTCTACAGCCATCACCAGAACATTATCTTCAGGGTAATAACTTCTTCCGAATGTAAAAATATGTTTTATCATCTTACCCTGTAGCATCCAACTTATCGTACCGCTATCTACAGGATTTCTAGACAGGCGATTAAGTTTCCAACAAAGTATTCCATCAGCTTCACCCCGTTTTATTTTTTCAAACATTTCGTTAAAAACTATCCTCCCAGGCTCTTTGGCTGATTTGGATTCATGCATAATTTCAGATATATTCAACCCGTTTTCTTCTGCGAGTCTTTTTAACTCTTCTATTTGTGAGTCGATTGATGCCATTTGTCGATCCTCACTTTCGGATGATTTTCTGGCATAGAGGATGTATTTATTTGCCTTCACTTCTTGGTTCATTGTTTTTATATTAATTGATTAGTTTCTTCAACAAACATCATACTCTAAAACGTTACTAAAGCTAGTGGATAAAAAGCTACATTTCGTACCAGTTAACATCCTCATTAGCGTTGCTTTTGCTGTCCTTCTTTTCTTCTTTTTCCTCTTCATCGTCATCAAACATGTCCATTATGAGGCTTGGCTTTTTAATTTCAAGCTCTTTTTTCTCTTTGAATCGTTCAGGTTCCATCCTTTCAAGCCACCATGCTCCAGCCTTCCAATCTTTCAACATTCCTACTTTTATGCTCTTGTGAGCGAGCTTATGGGTTTCTAATTTAGCAGTCTCTAATCGTTCGCAAAACCCGCAAAACCTTTTTTTATGTCTTATGATTGTGTCCTCACTTATACCCACATAAACACATGCTTTTGATTGGCTCATGCCGTCAGACAGAAGGTTTATAAGGATAGTTTCTTTATCTTTCGTAATTGCAAAAGGACGACCGTTTTTACTGCCTTTGATTTTTTTGTTTGATTTAACCTTTAATTGTTTCGTCATGTTTTTGTTTGTTTCTTTTATGCCAGTTCAAGAGTGTTGAGATACAGAGAAGCCATTTGCGATTTAATTTTCGCATCATATTACTAGAATATTGGACTTTTCTTAGGATCCTTTCTTTCTTCTTTTATGCCGTGTTCTGTCGGATGAGGTTTTGATCAGAATATTATTCACTTTGATTCTGATAGAAGTTTCTTATGTTGCCTCGGAGATTTGGCCTTGGGGTTTAATGTGATGTTCTGCAAGGAGACTTCGTTTTGCAAAACGCCCAATGCTTCTTTTGAGTCGCCCTTGTTGACTACGACTATGACCTAAGATTTGCGGTGTGGTTACCGGCACTATCCTGCCCAATATTTTTTCAATTATGTAGCGTAGGGTTTTATAAGGATCACATTGGATCAGTTTAATCCCGACCTACGCATTTTTTTCGCTTGGTTTATATACTGCAGTTAACAAATCCAACAAAGATTGAGCACATTCAATAGCCTGTTCGTCGCTTATTTCTTCGCCGAACTCTCGTAGATGCATCTTTTTCAATTGTTGGATTTCTTCTTTTGATAACATAAAAACCATACATTATTTGTATGGTAATTATAAAAGTTATTATTTTTACTGAGTTACGCTAAGTGGACTACTTAATGTAACGCTTCAATCTGTGCTTGTTTGTTTTGAATTTTGAGATTGCTTTTTCAGGATCCTTGTCTATTTTATCTTGATATTTTTCATCATCATCGTGTATTCTGTATAAAATATCGAGGTAATTTTCAGTTTCGTACTCATTTGTGTTTCCATCGAGGGATGTTCTTTTTGTTATCTTTGAAGCTTTAATTTGTTCCTCGATGTTTTTAAAAAATGTCTTTGAAATTCTTCGCCTAGGTGATTCACTATTATCTAATCTACTTGAAATGATTGGCCAGCTATTTCTTAGATCGTTTAGAGTGGCATTTTTATCAAGACGCAGAACAACATCTCCCTTGTCGGATTCTATTTTGATGCTAGTTGTTTCGGGTGGGCAATAATAACCACAGGCTATAAAATTCAACACTGGAATTTCCCATGTTTTTGACAGGTTGAATTTAGAGAAGAATCCATTGAACCATGTCATGAATTCAATATCCTCATCTTTTATAATTTTTTCACCAAGCGTTGCTCCATATTCATGTGCAAGTTTATGATTTTTAAAACTTTTGATCGAAAAAATATCACCAACCATTTCGTCGGTTAGTTTAAGTTTAATGTGCCATTCAAGTATTTCTTCAAAAAACCTTGTATTTTCATACATCTTTTCCATGAAAATCTGGTGGTTTTTGAAGAAATTTCTCTCAAAATAGCCTAATTTAGTATGAGCCCTTCCTGTTTTACTCATAATTTCATTGTAGTCTCTCATTCAAACCAAGTAAATGGTTGTATTTAAAGCAATTTGATGGTATTTTATATGTGATACCACAAGTTAATAAATACTGAGGCAAAACCCTGGGTTTTTTGTCCTATCACGCCCTTTAGCGGGCGGCTCGATGCACATGATAGGACACCTCGGTGTTTCTTGACTTGTGGTATCCGTCGGGTCGTCCACTCAAGCGGAACCACTCGGCGACTTAATTATTAAGTCGTTTTTATTATGGAAAATCATCAAGAGGAGCCACAAGCAAAAAGCAATTCAAATCTTGAACAAAAATGGTGGTTCAGAATTGCGAAAGTGGCATATATTTTTTTGTACTTGTTTTTTGCAATATTAATTATCGCTTCAGGAGTGGATAATTTTTATAGTTATGACACTGTTATGAAATCGAATAGTTATACTCCAGGATTCGCATTTCTCAATATGCTAATAGTTATTGCTATTGGTTTTATCATAACTAAAATCACAAAGATAACATTTTTTTACATATTTCTTGCACAAAAGCCTAATTGGAAAAAAGAATTAACTAAGATATTTTAATAGCCCAATGAATAAAAATATTAAAATTATTACATCTATAACACTCATAGTCATCGTGCTCGGTGGTGTTTATATGTTTGGGGAACACAGAGGCAAGAGCAATTCGCAATCACTTGATAAGCAACAGCTTGAAAATCTGATGCGAAGTATTGATGAGCAATCATCTAAAATTGATAACTTGCAAGAAGAAAGTGTTGCGACAAAAAAGAGTAACTCTGTTATTGATACTCAGGCAATAATAAAGTCGTCTATGGAAAAGAGTGACCGTGAAGAACAGGCAAAATGCCAGCAAGAGTTAAGTGAATACAGTGCTTGCTTAAGTGAATATAATTCTAAGATGGCAGAATATAATTCATGTCTGACTGAAAGTTCTGACCCAAGCTCTTGGCGTTATAAATCCTATTGCTCAAAACCTTCAAATTATTGTTTCAAGCCAGTTTGTGCTTATTAAATTGCCTACAGTAAGACTTGCTGGTTTACACAATTTACGGAAATATGCTATCCTATAAACATGAACGATGCATATTTTGGAAATAAAAAGATTTGTATAACGCAAAGACGTTATCTTGGCTCTAAAACTAAGCTACTATCATTTATAGATAGTATACTTGAAGGTGAGAATATAGAGTTTAATTCTTTCGCTGATATTTTTGCTGGAACTGGCACTGTTGCCAATCATTTTTATAATCGCTCTAAAATTATAGTGAATGATATTTTAGATTCAAATTCTCATGTCTACACAGCGTTTTTTGGTAAGGACATAATCAGGGAACAAAAACTGAAAGAACGACTAAAACATTATAATGACATTGAAATCAAAGAATATGATGAAAATTATTTTTCAAAAAACTTTTCAAACACTTATTTTGACGCAGAAAACGCTAAAAAAATAGGAATTATTAGGGATGATATTGAAAAATTATTTGAAGAAAAAATAATTACCAGTAGAGAAAAATCTTATTTACTGACATCTTTGATTTACGCACTTGATAGAATTGCCAACACGGTTGGCCATTACGACGCATACAGAAAAATTGATATTCCAAATAAAAAACTATTCTTGCTACCCCTTGATATAGCAAACTCTCGCTACTCTGCCAAAATCTACAAAGATGACGCTAATGAGTTGGTAAAAAAAATAAAAGCAGATGTTGTTTATATTGACCCGCCGTATAATTCTAGGCAGTATTCAGATTCTTATCACTTATTAGAAAATATCGCTACTTGGAAAAAGGAGACAGTTTTTGGTGTTGCCAAAAAAATTGACCGCTCTCACATCAAAAGCGAGTACAACATGAAATCTGCAGGCGTTGCCTTTGGCGATTTAATAGATAATATTAATGCGAAATATATCCTTGTTTCTTATAATGATATGGGGACTTCGGGTAATGCTCGTTCACAATCACGTATCAGTGACCATGAGATTTTGTCGTCGTTAAAACGGCGAGGTGAGGTAAAAGTCTTTGAAACCAACTTCAAACAATTCACTACTGGAAAATCGAGCAAGGATGATCTAAAAGAACGCATATTTTTGTGTAAGGTAGACATTGTCTCAAGAAACAATAAGGCGATAATTGCCTCAAAAAATAATCCTGTTCAAGCTGGCTTTGTAAAATCACCCCTTAACTACACTGGCGGAAAACATAAACTTTTACCGCAAATAACAAAGTTATTTCCAGTTGGTATAAAAACTTTTTATGATGTATTTTCTGGCGGTGCGAATGTTGGAATTAACTCTACGGCTAAAAATATAATCTGTATTGAAAAAAATCGTTATGTAGTAAGTCTGTTGAAGTTAATACAAAATGATAATTTTGAAGATTTGAATCAAAAAGTGATTGACATTATAGATAAATTTGGTTTAAGCCAGAGCTATATAAAGGGCTACGACCATTATAATGTGGATAGTTCATCGGGTCTTGGTCAATACAATAAAGACGCTTTTCTAAATCTTCGCAGTGAGTTTAATAAAGAAAAAACAAGAATTGATTTATTGTTGGTGCTTGTTTTGTATTCTTTCAATAACCAAATTAGATTTAATTCAAATGGCGATTTTAATTTACCAGTTGGAAAACGGGATTATAATGGTAGTTCGAGGAGAAATGTTGCGTCTTTCAGCCAAGTATCAAACGAGAAAAAAATAGCATTTAAAAATTGTGATTTTCGTGATGTTGAAAAAATGTCATTAATGAAAGATGATTTTGTGTATTTAGATCCACCATATTTGCTGGGTCTTGCTAGTTATAATGAAAAGGGAGGCTGGACAGAAAAAGATGAGAAAGACTTATATATACTCTTGACCAGACTCGATAAGAAAGGAATTAGATTTGCTTTATCAAATGTTTTAGAGCATAAAGGCAAAACTAATACAATTATGAAAAACTGGGCAAAAAAGCATAGTTACAAGATTCATAAACTAAACTATGACTACAAAAACTCAAATTATCACTCTACTGCAAAAAATAATAAAACCGTAGAGGTGCTTATTACAAATTACTGATTTTTGTGGCATACTGAAATTATGTTAAAAGCGTGGTCAATTACAACAACAGTTAGAAACCCGGAGCGTCTTCGTGATTTTTTGGTTGCTTTAAAGCCCCTTGAAAATAAAACTTGGGACAATGCTAATCAGGAAAATTATCAAAAACTTTTAATCAAGAACCGTCTATATGGTTTTGGTAATGCACAATTTTATAATGGATTGACTGCAGATATTGTAAAGATGATAAATGATACCGACAGTGAAATTAATGACAACACGGTAGATGAAATCATAAGATTGAAGAATTATACGGAATTTGCAATGCGTGGTCGTCAATCAATAAATCCTCTTACAAAATTTGGATTTGTAATTATAGATAATGGCATAGTTAAAATAACAGAGCTTGGAAAGAAACTTATAGCTAGTGAAAAAGACGCTGGTGATGTGTTTCTGAAGTCGTTTATAAAATGGCAAATACCAAACCCAGCTAGTAACGATTTTCCAGATGATGGCGATTATGATGTCGTGCCTTTCGTTGCAACTCTTAAATTGATAAGCGAAGTTAATAGAATTGAAGCAGGGAAAGGAAATAATGCAGTTGGAATTAGTAAACGAGAGTTTTCATTATTTGTTCCATCATTGGTTAAGTATGCGGATATTGAAAAATATGCAGAGGAAATTGTTAAATTACGAACCCTGCAAAAAGGAAAAAAGAAGCAAGAACGAAAAGAGATTCGAGATAATTATCGTAAACAATTCGCAACCAACTTTTTGGGCACGAGTAAACAGACTGCGATCGATAAACTACTCCAAAATCTGAGGGATTATGGGGATAATGCAATTAGGTATTTCCGTCTAACAAAGTTTATCCGTATTCGTGGCAATGGTTTTTATATTGATTTGGAGCCAAATCGTCGCATTGAGATCGAAGCTTTATTTGAAAGTGAATTTTATAAGCCAAAACATTTTGCAGATAGAAATGAATATGTTTCCTATATGTCTGATGACAACTTGCCTGTATTGCCTTGGCAGACAAAAGATAAATTATCTAAAATTGCTAGCGATGTCTATAAGGATGTAATTGAATTGCAGAGCAATCTTGGTTTGGCGGTTGAAAGCAAGAAAGAGATATCGGCAATGTCTGAAAATGATCTAGTATTGTATGTTAATGATTTGCGAGAAACTCGTAAGGAATTGCAAGAAAAGGACAATCATATCAAATCTCAACCAGTTTCATCAATCACTCAATATATTGAGCAACTAGAAGGAATTTTTGAATTTGAAAACCGTGCTTTAATGCTTGAATATCTCTCAACAATGGGACTTCACGCACTCAATGACGCAAAGGAAATTAAACCTAATTATCCAGTTGGAGATGATAACGAGCCGACATCAACTGCTCCTGGCGGTATGGCAGACATTGAATGTTTTTATGACAACTTTAATATGATCTGTGAAGTTACGATGTTGAATGGCCGTGACCAATGGTTTAATGAAGGACAACCAGTTATGCGACATTTGCGTGATTTTGAAAACTCACACGACAATGCTTATTGTATTTTCATTGCACCAAAAATTCATACTGATAGTGCTGAAACTTTCCATATTGCTAACACAGTTGGATATAAGGGTAGCAAGCAAAAAATTGCACCGCTCACGATAAAACAATTTGTTGAATTATTAAAAACACTCAAAAAAATACGTGAGGCAAATAAAAATTTCACGCACAACAGTTTGAAAATTTTAATTAACGATATTGCTGATAGTGCCAACAGTATTAGTAATTCTGATGATTGGGTTGCAAATACACAGAATATCGTCAATTCTTGGGCTATTAGTTTAGTAAGTGCGTAGCTCTTCCAAATTTTCCTACAAGTAATGCTCCTTGCGGAAGCATTATCTATATGATTTATAGATAAAAAATTTTCGTTATTTTAGATTAATAACTCTCCTTAACTCTCTTTTTGTGCTATTTTTTATATATGGTACAGAAAAGAGAAAATATCTTCGAAGTATATAAGCCTCTAAGGAACCACTTGAGAAAGTGTGAACTTGCTAATTCCTTGGAGGTAATAAGAGCATATGCTCAAAATTTGCAATTTGGTAATAATAACTTTCCGCCTTATGTAGAAGTTTTAAATGAATTTTTGCAAAAGGATCATATTCAGAAAACAAGATGGGTTTCCGAATGGAATCTGGAAATTCTAGCTAAAGAAGTAATAATAAATTCACCTATAAATGAGTGGAACGCAAAAACATTTAGACGGTGGTCGTATTTTATTGGTGCTGTTAATAAGCTTAAAGATATAGAAGGTAAAATTGCTACTGATCACATAGATGTATCAAATGTGCTTCGAGAATTAGAAAGAATGGCTCATGGTCAATTTGGCTGGCAAATCGGTCGCCCAAGTGCGGAGCTAATGGCAAGGTATTATAGAATTTATAGCACGTCCGAAATGGATACCTTAATAAGAGGTGCTATTGGATTAACAACAAAAGAGCTTTATTTTATGGGAGTTGCACTTACAGGATCATTTTTAACGCATTTTGCTTTGCATTATCCTCCTAAAATTGAAATTCCTGGATTAACTCAAGAAGCTATGGATAAATTTCTAAAGCATTTTTCATCCGATATTACTACTTTGAAAGAAAAATTAATATGCGAACAAAACATAAATGAAAATTATTTTTACGCCTTTTCTTCCTTGAGAGGATATCCAATTATAAAGATGGATTTTGAAGGCAGATTTTGCTTAACTTGTCCCATTCCTACGCTTTTATTCTGGAGAATCACTAGTGGATTATATTACGAAGTGGTCGATCAAAAAGGTTTTGACAATGCATTCGGAGCTTCATTTCAAAAGTATATTGGTGATTGTATTTCTGCTTCAATTACTAATGAGAATATAACGGCATTACCTGAGGAAAAAATTAGAGAAGGAAAAAATGAAAAAGATACGGTGGATTGGATAATCGATGATGGTAAATCTGCTATTTTTATTGAGTGCAAGGCAAAGAGAATGACAATGCCTTCAAAGACTGAGTTGGTTATAAGTGATGCTTTCAGGAGGGATGTCGAGAAAATGGCTGGTTTTGTTGTTCAGGTTTATAAAACCATAAAAGACTACCGAGCTGGAAAATATCTATCATATAGTTATGATGAAAAGAGGAAAGTATATCCGCTCGTGGTAACTCTCGAAGACTGGCACTTGTTCGGGGATAATGATTTATTGAAAGCCAAGATTGAAGAAAAATTAAAGGCGGAAAATATATCACTGGATTGGTTGTCTAGTATGCCTTATACGATATGCTCGGCTCAAGAATTTGAAGAAATGATTCAGATTATTCAATTTAAGGGCATAGATGGAGTTGTTGGTAAAAAATCGAAAGATCCTGAAAAAGTTAAATGGGCAATGGCAAGTTTTCTGTCTTCTGAATATCCAGATGAGCATAAAAATACTAAAGCTTTATTTTTGAAAGACTTCAATTCTATTTTTCCAGATGAGATAGTCAAAAAAATAAAGATCAAATAAAATTATGACATTGATTCTAGGTGTCCACATGGCCACAAAAACATTTTTAATATCAGATACTAGACTTACTAAGCAAATGAGCGATGGCAGTTTTAAGTATGAAGATACTATCAATAAATCTTTTTCTTTGAACAAAAGAATGAGTGGGATAGCGGCAGGACATGTTCAGCTTGCCGCTTTTGTGTTGAAGAAATTGAGGGAAAAAATTTCAGATGATTCTTTTATGATGGACTTAGAAAAAACAATCAATGAAAATGCAAACGATATCATTAAGGATTTTGTAAATACAACAATGATGACTAATCAGTTTACGGCAATGATATTCGCAGGATTTGATCGTGGTAGGGGGAAGAAAATAGGGGCAGCCATGCTTGGAAATGTAATGTCTGCAGAGTTAGCCTCTAGGGGAAATGGTTCGAGAATGAATCAGGCCGTTCATGCTAAAATTAAAGATGCATTAGCAGAAAATCTGATAAAAAGGGGTACGCTTGGAAAGGACTCCTTTATTGATGTAGATTTACCAAATTCAAGAATGCTTTCCCTGAAAATTGGAACTCGTCAATATGCCAATGGAAACTTCTATGAATTAAAAGAAATTGAATGCTATAACTATGTTTCTTTCTATCCTGATCAAGAATTCAAGAGCGTTATTTTGCCAAATACCTTGTTAACAAGTATTGAATTTCCTGAATTTGAGACTGTTTCCCCAAAA from Candidatus Moraniibacteriota bacterium includes these protein-coding regions:
- a CDS encoding AlwI family type II restriction endonuclease; amino-acid sequence: MLKAWSITTTVRNPERLRDFLVALKPLENKTWDNANQENYQKLLIKNRLYGFGNAQFYNGLTADIVKMINDTDSEINDNTVDEIIRLKNYTEFAMRGRQSINPLTKFGFVIIDNGIVKITELGKKLIASEKDAGDVFLKSFIKWQIPNPASNDFPDDGDYDVVPFVATLKLISEVNRIEAGKGNNAVGISKREFSLFVPSLVKYADIEKYAEEIVKLRTLQKGKKKQERKEIRDNYRKQFATNFLGTSKQTAIDKLLQNLRDYGDNAIRYFRLTKFIRIRGNGFYIDLEPNRRIEIEALFESEFYKPKHFADRNEYVSYMSDDNLPVLPWQTKDKLSKIASDVYKDVIELQSNLGLAVESKKEISAMSENDLVLYVNDLRETRKELQEKDNHIKSQPVSSITQYIEQLEGIFEFENRALMLEYLSTMGLHALNDAKEIKPNYPVGDDNEPTSTAPGGMADIECFYDNFNMICEVTMLNGRDQWFNEGQPVMRHLRDFENSHDNAYCIFIAPKIHTDSAETFHIANTVGYKGSKQKIAPLTIKQFVELLKTLKKIREANKNFTHNSLKILINDIADSANSISNSDDWVANTQNIVNSWAISLVSA
- a CDS encoding Dam family site-specific DNA-(adenine-N6)-methyltransferase, translated to MNDAYFGNKKICITQRRYLGSKTKLLSFIDSILEGENIEFNSFADIFAGTGTVANHFYNRSKIIVNDILDSNSHVYTAFFGKDIIREQKLKERLKHYNDIEIKEYDENYFSKNFSNTYFDAENAKKIGIIRDDIEKLFEEKIITSREKSYLLTSLIYALDRIANTVGHYDAYRKIDIPNKKLFLLPLDIANSRYSAKIYKDDANELVKKIKADVVYIDPPYNSRQYSDSYHLLENIATWKKETVFGVAKKIDRSHIKSEYNMKSAGVAFGDLIDNINAKYILVSYNDMGTSGNARSQSRISDHEILSSLKRRGEVKVFETNFKQFTTGKSSKDDLKERIFLCKVDIVSRNNKAIIASKNNPVQAGFVKSPLNYTGGKHKLLPQITKLFPVGIKTFYDVFSGGANVGINSTAKNIICIEKNRYVVSLLKLIQNDNFEDLNQKVIDIIDKFGLSQSYIKGYDHYNVDSSSGLGQYNKDAFLNLRSEFNKEKTRIDLLLVLVLYSFNNQIRFNSNGDFNLPVGKRDYNGSSRRNVASFSQVSNEKKIAFKNCDFRDVEKMSLMKDDFVYLDPPYLLGLASYNEKGGWTEKDEKDLYILLTRLDKKGIRFALSNVLEHKGKTNTIMKNWAKKHSYKIHKLNYDYKNSNYHSTAKNNKTVEVLITNY